A genomic region of Castor canadensis chromosome 16, mCasCan1.hap1v2, whole genome shotgun sequence contains the following coding sequences:
- the LOC109674493 gene encoding leukocyte immunoglobulin-like receptor subfamily B member 3, translated as MDPKLMVLLCLGLSLDSWMRVLAEILPKPTLWAEPGSMNPWGMLVTIWCEGNLEAQEYNLFKERSSAPWDTQKPLQSSNKAKFSITYMTDLNAGRYHCNYHSPASRSEDSDLLELVVTGAAYFKPSLSVLSRPVVTSGENVILQCGSWQEYDRFILTKEGEHKVYWTLDSQRHPSGQLQALFPVGPVTASHRWMFRCYGHYSNQPQVWSEPSDPLELLVSEILPKPTLWAEPGSMNPWGMLVIIWCEGNLEAQEYNLFKERSSAPWDTQKPLQSSNKAKFSITYMTDLNAGRYHCNYHSPAGWSEDSDPLELVVTGAAYFKPSLSVLSRPVVTSGENVILQCGSWQEYDRFILTKEGEHKVYWTLDSQRHPSGQLQALFPVGPVTASHRWMFRCYGHYSNQPQVWSEPSDPLELLVSGPSGVPTPLYSGPISTDGLQSYQLVLIGISVAFLLLLLLLFLYCFCHGHQGKCRRSAHRKADFQHPARAMEPLSRDRGLQKSSSKASEVLDENLYAAVKDTQTEYQVELNSEGPPEEDSQGVTYIQVKHSRLRRERAACHSLMSGEFLHTKDTLAAAPKGPQEVTYAQLALRQGKLHLLPPSQRSPAETGELTALASTTGRP; from the exons ATGGACCCCAAACTCATGGTTCTTCTCTGCCTTG GACTAAGTCTGGACTCCTGGATGCGAGTGCTGGCAG AGATCCTCCCCAAACCTACACTCTGGGCTGAGCCAGGCTCTATGAACCCCTGGGGTATGCTGGTGACCATATGGTGTGAAGGCAACCTGGAGGCCCAGGAGTACAATCTGTTTAAAGAGAGAAGCTCAGCACCTTGGGACACACAGAAGCCTCTGCAGTCCAGCAACAAGGCCAAGTTCTCCATCACGTACATGACAGACCTAAATGCAGGGAGATATCACTGTAACTATCACAGCCCTGCTAGTCGGTCAGAGGACAGCGACCTGTTGGAGCTGGTGGTGACAG GAGCAGCCTACTTCAAACCCAGCCTCTCAGTCCTGTCCAGACCTGTGGTGACCTCAGGAGAGAATGTGATCCTCCAGTGTGGCTCATGGCAGGAATATGACAGGTTCATTCTGACTAAAGAAGGAGAACACAAGGTCTACTGGACCCTTGACTCTCAGAGACATCCCAGTGGGCAATTACAGGCCCTGTTCCCTGTGGGCCCTGTGACTGCCAGTCACAGGTGGATGTTCAGATGCTATGGCCATTACAGTAACCAACCTCAGGTGTGGTCAGAACCCAGCGATCCCCTGGAGCTCCTGGTATCAG AGATCCTCCCCAAACCTACACTCTGGGCTGAGCCAGGCTCTATGAACCCCTGGGGTATGCTGGTGATCATATGGTGTGAAGGCAACCTGGAGGCCCAGGAGTACAATCTGTTTAAAGAGAGAAGCTCAGCACCTTGGGACACACAGAAGCCTCTGCAGTCCAGCAACAAGGCCAAGTTCTCCATCACGTACATGACAGACCTAAATGCAGGGAGATATCACTGTAACTATCACAGCCCTGCTGGTTGGTCAGAGGACAGCGACCCGTTGGAGCTGGTGGTGACAG GAGCAGCCTACTTCAAACCCAGCCTCTCAGTCCTGTCCAGACCTGTGGTGACCTCAGGAGAGAATGTGATCCTCCAGTGTGGCTCATGGCAGGAATATGACAGGTTCATTCTGACTAAAGAAGGAGAACACAAGGTCTACTGGACCCTTGACTCTCAGAGACATCCCAGTGGGCAATTACAGGCCCTGTTCCCTGTGGGCCCTGTGACTGCCAGTCACAGGTGGATGTTCAGATGCTATGGCCATTACAGTAACCAACCTCAGGTGTGGTCAGAACCCAGCGATCCCCTGGAGCTCCTGGTATCAG GACCCTCTGGGGTACCAACACCCCTATATTCAGGTCCCATCTCAACCGATG GACTGCAGTCATACCAGCTGGTTCTGATCGGGATCTCAGTGGCCTTCCTCCTGCTGctgctcctcctctttctctactGCTTCTGTCATGGACATCAGGGAAAATGCAGGAGGTCAG CCCACAGAAAGGCCGACTTCCAACATCCTGCAAGGGCCATGGAGCCACTGTCCAGGGACAGAGGACTGCAGAAGAG CTCCAGCAAAGCTTCTGAAGTCCTGGATGAAAACCTTT ATGCAGCTGTGAAGGACACACAGACTGAGTACCAGGTGGAGCTGAACAGTGAG GGCCCACCTGAGGAAGACTCCCAGGGAGTGACCTACATCCAGGTGAAGCACTCCAGACTCAGGAGGGAAAGGGCTGCCTGTCATTCCCTGATGTCAGGGGAATTCCTGCACACGAAGGACACACTG GCTGCTGCTCCTAAGGGTCCTCAGGAAGTGACCTACGCCCAGCTGGCACTCAGACAGGGAAAATTGCACCTCCTTCCTCCCAGTCAGAGGAGCCCAGCTGAGACCGGGGAGCTCACTGCTCTGGCGTCCACCACTGGGAGACCATGA